GCCGAGGTCGTCGGCCCCGAGAACCTCTCCTCGGTGGAGTACAGCGCCGACCTCGCCGAGGGCGCCCACGGAACCCTCGCCGACATCGGCTACGGAGACGTCTCGATCCGCGTCGGCGACGGTCGCGAGGGCTGGCCCGAACACGCCCCCTTCGACGCGATCTACCTGACCTGTGCGGCGCCGACGCTGCCCGACGCGCTGGTCGACCAGTTGAGGGGAGAGGGGCCGATCGTCGCCCCGATCGGGACGCGTTCGCAGACGCTCTACCGGTTCTGGCGGCGCGAGGACGGCTCGCTCGATCGGGAGAACCACGGCGGGGTGCGCTTCGTCCGGATGCGATAGCGTACGACGGGGCCCGTCCGGTCTCGTACACGGAGGGGCTCGGCGAGCCGTGACCCGGAGTCCGACCGTGAGCCGTTCGGGTCGGTGTGCCCGTTTTATCACCCG
This region of Halalkalicoccus sp. CGA53 genomic DNA includes:
- a CDS encoding protein-L-isoaspartate(D-aspartate) O-methyltransferase, which produces MSTDDRSAERDRMVDGLRSRGLIERESTDRALRTVPRHAFVPVSREGEAYADRPLPIGDGQTVSAPHMVAKMLDLLDLDRGERVLEVGTGCGYHAAVTAEVVGPENLSSVEYSADLAEGAHGTLADIGYGDVSIRVGDGREGWPEHAPFDAIYLTCAAPTLPDALVDQLRGEGPIVAPIGTRSQTLYRFWRREDGSLDRENHGGVRFVRMR